The following proteins come from a genomic window of Lolium rigidum isolate FL_2022 chromosome 5, APGP_CSIRO_Lrig_0.1, whole genome shotgun sequence:
- the LOC124656559 gene encoding putative cyclin-dependent kinase F-2 produces MVALPARDIADDDQDQHVAGAEGTATIASRVASICAMLDEHDVAETPMSSRQVEEISAMIDDIATAAASESERTTTGDSKRTSNKTPGCMRSTCCYEKLGKIGEGSAAVVTEARHLTTGQTVAMKAIHECCRSVSGGELLREACLMAACLGHPSIVALHGLARAPDTENEYDYSLVMEHAGPSMDRILRDHMACTGWPFSEPETRQVMVQLLSGAAEIHKHSIVHRDIKPENILVDGAGNVKIGDFGSAMSVGGGQISADAYYAAGTTTYSAPEMLLETPGYDARVDAWSLGCVMAELLTGEALFNEKSDSDQLCLIYDVLGVPGKKAWKPHESSFVASRVPLWRREQQRRRRKGRWHSRRLRELFPEELLSEDGFKVLKGLLTCNPDRRLTAAAALKLPWFADEDNAPVKNYAAM; encoded by the coding sequence ATGGTAGCACTTCCCGCTCGCGACATTGCTGACGACGACCAGGACCAGCACGTCGCCGGGGCCGAGGGAACGGCCACCATCGCGTCCCGGGTCGCCTCCATCTGCGCCATGCTCGACGAGCACGACGTCGCCGAGACACCCATGAGCTCCCGGCAGGTCGAAGAAATTTCTGCCATGATCGACGACATCGCCACCGCCGCGGCCTCGGAGTCAGAACGGACGACGACCGGAGACAGCAAGAGGACGAGCAACAAGACTCCGGGGTGCATGCGCAGCACCTGCTGCTACGAGAAGCTTGGCAAGATAGGAGAGGGTTCGGCCGCTGTCGTGACCGAGGCGCGACACCTTACGACCGGCCAGACCGTCGCCATGAAGGCCATCCACGAATGCTGCCGCTCCGTCTCCGGCGGCGAGCTACTGCGGGAGGCCTGCCTCATGGCCGCCTGCCTCGGCCACCCCTCCATCGTCGCCCTCCACGGCCTCGCGCGCGCCCCGGACACGGAAAACGAGTACGACTACTCCCTCGTCATGGAGCACGCCGGGCCGTCCATGGACCGCATCCTGCGCGACCACATGGCCTGCACCGGCTGGCCGTTCTCGGAGCCCGAAACGCGCCAAGTCATGGTACAGCTTCTATCCGGCGCGGCGGAGATCCACAAGCATAGCATTGTCCACCGCGACATCAAGCCAGAGAACATCCTCGTCGACGGCGCAGGCAACGTCAAGATCGGCGACTTCGGGTCGGCGATGTCGGTTGGCGGGGGCCAGATCAGCGCCGACGCGTACTACGCCGCCGGAACGACCACGTACAGCGCGCCGGAGATGCTGCTGGAGACGCCGGGCTACGACGCGCGCGTCGACGCGTGGTCGCTCGGCTGCGTGATGGCGGAGCTGCTCACCGGCGAGGCGCTATTCAACGAGAAGTCTGACTCCGACCAGCTGTGTTTGATCTACGACGTGCTCGGCGTTCCGGGGAAGAAGGCGTGGAAGCCACACGAGTCGTCGTTCGTGGCCAGCAGGGTGCCGCTGTGGCGTCGCGAGCAGCAGCGTCGGCGTCGGAAAGGGCGGTGGCACAGCAGACGGCTGCGCGAGCTGTTCCCCGAGGAGCTGCTGTCCGAGGAcggcttcaaggtcctcaaagggCTCCTCACCTGCAACCCCGACAGGCGGCTtacggccgccgccgcgctcaaACTTCCGTGGTTCGCTGACGAAGACAATGCTCCGGTGAAGAACTACGCGGCAATGTGA